A region of Nostoc sp. 'Peltigera membranacea cyanobiont' N6 DNA encodes the following proteins:
- a CDS encoding serine hydrolase — MLLTHKENILKLSWLLPSFFSLFLFGSSVKAAAIANWHFDSNRNHLDFTTDENVQPKVQLLTNPTRLVIDLPGVKLGYPQTSQRVGLVIKDISIRQFNADTTRMVVTLAPNYTFDLAQVKLQEESANHWSVQLPKPIQLTATQPNILEITPTQPSISPTVSDNSTLFAGVVPMHSPMKGLEPQIKALMNRYNFLKTGMFFLDLDTGDYLDVGGDRVFPAASTIKLPILIAFFQDLDAGKVTLQENLTMRGDLVTNGSGTMQYERVGKKYTALETITKMITISDNTATNMIIDRLGGVAKLNQRFRNWGLKDTVIRHLLADLRGTNTTSSQDMARVLALVVNNKLVSPQSREQALDILRHTTIHTLLPAGLGKGAVIANKTGDIGFLIGDAGFVTMPNGKRYLAAIFVTRPYKDTRGRDFIRQVSQLVYNYLNQVNPVAAVDSPNSATR; from the coding sequence ATGCTCCTCACACACAAAGAAAATATTTTAAAACTAAGCTGGCTTTTACCCAGCTTCTTCAGCTTGTTCCTGTTTGGCTCCAGTGTCAAAGCTGCTGCGATCGCTAATTGGCATTTTGATAGCAATCGCAATCATCTGGATTTCACCACAGATGAGAATGTTCAACCCAAAGTACAATTACTTACCAATCCTACCCGTCTGGTAATTGATTTACCTGGAGTTAAACTAGGATATCCACAGACTAGTCAAAGAGTGGGGTTAGTAATTAAAGACATTAGCATCCGGCAGTTTAACGCAGATACTACCCGTATGGTAGTTACCTTAGCACCCAATTACACCTTCGATCTAGCACAGGTGAAACTGCAAGAGGAATCTGCCAATCATTGGTCAGTGCAGTTACCCAAGCCGATACAATTGACTGCAACCCAGCCAAACATTTTAGAAATAACACCGACTCAACCGAGTATTTCTCCAACAGTGAGTGATAATAGCACTCTGTTTGCTGGCGTGGTTCCCATGCATTCACCGATGAAAGGGCTGGAACCGCAGATTAAAGCCTTGATGAATCGCTACAACTTCCTGAAAACAGGAATGTTTTTTTTGGATTTGGATACTGGGGATTATCTGGATGTTGGAGGCGATCGCGTTTTCCCAGCTGCTAGTACAATCAAACTGCCAATTCTCATTGCCTTTTTCCAAGATTTAGATGCTGGTAAAGTCACCCTTCAAGAAAACCTGACTATGCGGGGTGACTTAGTAACCAATGGTTCTGGAACTATGCAGTATGAGCGAGTTGGCAAGAAGTATACAGCTTTGGAAACCATCACTAAGATGATTACCATCAGTGACAATACCGCCACCAACATGATTATCGATCGCTTAGGTGGAGTGGCGAAACTAAATCAGCGCTTCCGTAACTGGGGACTGAAAGACACCGTAATTCGGCATCTTTTGGCTGATTTGAGAGGAACCAACACCACAAGTTCTCAAGATATGGCGCGGGTGCTGGCTTTAGTTGTGAATAACAAGCTAGTTTCTCCACAGAGTCGGGAGCAAGCTTTAGATATTCTGCGTCACACCACAATTCACACACTGCTTCCCGCCGGTTTAGGAAAAGGTGCAGTCATCGCCAATAAAACCGGAGATATCGGTTTTCTCATTGGCGATGCGGGATTTGTGACTATGCCAAATGGTAAGCGTTACCTGGCGGCTATCTTCGTCACCCGTCCTTATAAGGACACCAGGGGAAGAGACTTTATCCGTCAAGTTTCCCAGCTTGTTTACAATTACCTGAACCAAGTGAACCCGGTTGCTGCGGTTGATTCGCCTAATAGTGCTACGAGATAA